One part of the Thiomicrospira cyclica ALM1 genome encodes these proteins:
- the truD gene encoding tRNA pseudouridine(13) synthase TruD — protein MTHMAQLPYAYGGPLGCAQLKQQPADFQVEEVLSYPLTGQGEHLWLWVEKIGQNTDWVAQQLAKSANIRLRDVGFAGLKDRHGITRQWFSLYLPGQADPQWDQWSIEGVQVLSATRHQRKLQTGGLKGNRFIIRLRDVTANQAALNSRLQQMAGAGVPNYFGAQRFGRNEHNLVMAQRLFHGELTRLKPAQRSLYISAARSFLFNHLLGERVKQGNWNQACLGDVFQLEGSAKWFVDDASADLAQRVASFDIHPTGPLVGFEPTPARQAVQQIEDQVLSSHQAWCQGLTDLKLKTDRRALRVMAQGVHWEWQATDGQKQPEQSSRDLIIQFELAAGQYATNWLREALEVLHA, from the coding sequence ATGACGCACATGGCACAACTCCCTTATGCGTACGGTGGTCCTTTAGGCTGTGCGCAACTGAAACAACAGCCAGCGGACTTTCAGGTCGAAGAAGTTTTATCCTACCCGTTGACCGGTCAGGGCGAGCACTTGTGGTTGTGGGTCGAAAAGATCGGCCAAAATACCGACTGGGTGGCGCAACAACTGGCCAAGTCGGCCAATATTCGCTTACGAGATGTGGGTTTTGCCGGTCTTAAAGATCGTCATGGTATTACCCGTCAATGGTTTAGTTTGTATTTGCCAGGGCAAGCCGATCCGCAATGGGATCAGTGGTCTATCGAGGGTGTGCAAGTATTGTCGGCAACCCGCCATCAACGTAAATTACAAACCGGTGGCTTAAAAGGCAATCGGTTTATTATTCGGTTGCGCGATGTCACCGCGAATCAAGCGGCGCTTAATTCGCGGCTACAACAAATGGCAGGAGCGGGTGTACCCAATTATTTTGGTGCGCAACGCTTTGGCCGTAATGAGCATAATTTGGTGATGGCGCAACGTTTATTTCATGGTGAGCTCACCCGTTTGAAACCCGCACAGCGCAGTTTGTATATTTCCGCGGCGCGTTCTTTTCTTTTTAATCACCTGCTGGGCGAACGCGTCAAACAAGGCAACTGGAACCAGGCCTGCCTGGGCGACGTTTTTCAGCTTGAAGGGTCTGCGAAGTGGTTTGTCGATGATGCCAGTGCCGATTTGGCACAACGGGTAGCCAGCTTTGATATCCACCCAACAGGGCCGTTGGTCGGTTTTGAACCCACGCCGGCTCGGCAGGCGGTCCAACAAATCGAAGATCAGGTGCTGTCATCGCACCAGGCCTGGTGCCAAGGACTAACGGACTTAAAATTAAAAACCGATCGTCGTGCTTTACGGGTTATGGCGCAGGGTGTGCATTGGGAATGGCAGGCCACTGATGGGCAAAAGCAACCAGAGCAAAGCTCGCGCGATCTAATCATTCAATTTGAATTAGCCGCTGGACAATATGCCACTAATTGGTTGCGAGAAGCCTTAGAGGTTCTCCATGCATAG
- a CDS encoding Tim44 domain-containing protein yields MKNGLLVFASLVLGAILIMPQPAEAKRFGGGGSFGKQHSMPAHQRQQQQAQRQQRQQQQQQRQAQRQQAVANSGTSRWLGPLAGLAAGGLLAWMFFGDGFDGLQFMDILLFGALAFGLYMLLRTLRARQSGQYAGTPGASAHNTSSQERASAQSQYREAPPASPVNQAQQYDPNYSGSMIGSGLGINALHHVETPSWFNPDAFVEGAKQHFVAVQKAWDQGDASEIESYCTPELFAELQALMADMVPGENYTEVDTLHSELVDQSIDGDYFVVSIRFSGYIKESRDDDAHAFNEIWHIRRLQAGEGNWQIAGIQQQF; encoded by the coding sequence ATGAAAAACGGATTGTTAGTCTTTGCTAGCTTAGTGCTAGGTGCTATTTTAATCATGCCACAGCCCGCTGAAGCCAAGCGTTTTGGCGGTGGCGGCAGTTTTGGCAAGCAACATTCTATGCCGGCTCATCAGCGTCAACAGCAGCAGGCCCAGCGTCAGCAACGTCAACAGCAACAACAGCAACGCCAAGCCCAGCGTCAGCAAGCGGTGGCCAATTCAGGTACCTCACGTTGGTTAGGCCCGTTAGCAGGTCTGGCGGCAGGTGGTTTATTGGCGTGGATGTTCTTTGGTGATGGTTTTGATGGCTTACAGTTTATGGACATTTTGCTATTCGGTGCTCTAGCATTCGGGCTGTATATGTTGCTTCGTACTTTGCGGGCGCGTCAGTCGGGGCAGTATGCCGGTACCCCTGGCGCTTCTGCACACAATACCTCATCGCAAGAGCGTGCCTCAGCTCAATCCCAGTATCGTGAGGCGCCCCCAGCGAGCCCGGTTAATCAAGCCCAGCAATACGATCCGAATTACAGCGGTTCGATGATTGGCTCAGGTTTAGGTATTAATGCGCTACATCATGTTGAAACCCCGAGCTGGTTTAACCCAGATGCGTTTGTGGAAGGGGCCAAACAGCATTTTGTTGCTGTGCAAAAGGCTTGGGATCAGGGGGATGCCTCCGAAATTGAAAGCTACTGTACGCCCGAATTGTTTGCTGAGCTTCAGGCATTGATGGCCGATATGGTGCCCGGTGAAAATTATACCGAAGTCGATACGCTACACAGTGAATTGGTTGATCAATCCATTGATGGCGACTACTTTGTGGTTAGTATTCGTTTCAGTGGCTATATTAAAGAAAGCCGCGATGATGATGCACACGCCTTTAATGAAATTTGGCATATTCGTCGATTACAGGCGGGCGAGGGTAACTGGCAGATCGCCGGTATTCAACAGCAATTCTGA
- a CDS encoding iron-containing alcohol dehydrogenase: MINSFSLAQMPAIEFGWGCTDSRLADAILAQSQNQVMLISGGYADAHFVEPRLARVFECRKVHRVVVRGEPSPAVVDKLVAEAPQGIELVIGFGGGSVLDAAKAVAGLLPERFSVVDYLEGVGCGRKIQHTPVPFMAVPTTAGTGSETTKNAVISKLGEYKKSFRDDRLLAKQAWLDPAFLPHCPASVLYPTAMDAFTQLLESYVTLKANPITDALAWQGMCLFKGAFDLIASNDPTCQQQGYGQLMLAASLSGMTLANAGLGAVHGLAGPIGAYFEAPHGVVCARLLAPITRANIEALQIASSEQATTALNKYVQVAELLTGHRGLAGLVAYLEQMSADYVPQGLAEFGLRADNLAPVLACCRAGSMLGNPLVLSDQALKQAMMAAL; the protein is encoded by the coding sequence ATGATCAATAGTTTTTCATTGGCACAAATGCCGGCGATTGAGTTTGGTTGGGGCTGTACCGATAGCCGCTTGGCGGATGCGATTTTGGCGCAAAGCCAAAACCAGGTCATGTTGATTAGTGGCGGTTATGCCGATGCGCATTTTGTGGAACCGCGTCTGGCTCGGGTGTTTGAGTGCCGTAAAGTGCATCGTGTGGTGGTGCGCGGAGAGCCATCGCCAGCGGTTGTGGATAAGTTAGTCGCTGAAGCGCCACAGGGCATTGAACTGGTCATTGGGTTTGGTGGTGGCAGTGTCTTGGATGCCGCCAAAGCAGTAGCAGGCCTGCTGCCAGAGCGTTTTTCGGTGGTCGATTATTTAGAAGGCGTGGGCTGTGGTCGCAAAATTCAGCACACGCCCGTGCCGTTTATGGCGGTGCCAACAACGGCAGGAACGGGGTCGGAAACCACCAAAAATGCGGTCATTTCCAAACTCGGCGAATACAAAAAATCCTTTCGTGATGACCGACTGCTGGCCAAGCAGGCCTGGTTAGATCCCGCGTTTTTGCCACATTGCCCGGCTTCGGTCCTATATCCTACTGCGATGGATGCCTTCACCCAGTTGTTAGAATCCTACGTGACGCTGAAGGCCAATCCGATCACCGATGCACTTGCATGGCAAGGTATGTGCTTGTTTAAAGGCGCATTTGATTTGATCGCATCAAATGACCCGACCTGCCAACAGCAGGGTTATGGTCAATTAATGTTAGCCGCCAGCCTTTCCGGGATGACCCTAGCTAATGCGGGTTTGGGTGCCGTGCATGGGTTGGCCGGACCCATTGGCGCCTATTTTGAAGCCCCGCACGGGGTGGTTTGTGCCCGATTGCTTGCGCCCATTACTCGCGCCAATATCGAAGCGTTACAAATCGCATCATCCGAGCAGGCTACGACGGCGCTCAATAAGTATGTCCAGGTTGCCGAATTGCTAACCGGGCATCGTGGGTTAGCAGGCCTGGTGGCTTATTTGGAGCAGATGTCGGCTGATTATGTGCCACAAGGTTTGGCTGAATTTGGCTTGCGTGCTGATAACTTGGCGCCGGTGTTAGCGTGTTGCCGGGCGGGTAGTATGCTAGGCAATCCGCTGGTGTTATCAGACCAAGCTTTAAAACAGGCGATGATGGCCGCGCTTTAA
- a CDS encoding UvrD-helicase domain-containing protein, which yields MHSLNPRQLEAVLHIDTPLLVLAGAGSGKTRVITEKIAHLVRKHDFKPHHIYAVTFTNKAAREMKERVTKLMVDTPAKGLNVSTFHNLGLNIIRQEYKALNYKANFSIMDATDTGQILKELMKKNDLSPEELDGVQWEISAWKNQHLDPKIALEMAENPLEQARARLYAAYQKQLHAYNAVDFDDLIGLPVRLFNDQPDILTKWQNKVRYLLVDEYQDTNAAQYKLVRQLVGLNGKLTVVGDDDQSIYAWRGAQPENLAMLQQDFPGLHLVKLEQNYRSSQRILQSANALIAQNPHVFEKRLWSEMGMGDAIRVIACANENQEAERVVSELVVHKFQHRTKTRDYAILYRGNHQARLIERALREQNLPYILSGGQSFFDKAEIKDVMSYLKLIVNPDDDAAFLRIINTPRREIGATTLEKLATYATNRGISLFDATQEFGLTQILSEKSLKRVQLFGQVLLDWVKEAEVLEGAEMVTFVRGVLDKIEYDNWLMETASSVKTAEKRIENVRDLLLWIERIVKKADEEDGDQLKLAKVVSHMTLMDIMERNEDEKEHDMISLMTLHASKGLEFPHVFLVGVEEEMLPHKQNLESPGLEEERRLAYVGITRAQRSLTMTYAQKRRKYGEDMRCEPSRFLYELPEDVLQWEGKPGVELSKEEAKAHGNAQLEQIRAMLAAKAK from the coding sequence ATGCATAGTTTAAATCCACGACAATTAGAAGCGGTATTACATATCGACACCCCGTTGTTGGTGCTTGCCGGTGCGGGCAGTGGTAAGACACGGGTTATCACTGAAAAGATTGCCCATTTAGTGCGCAAGCATGACTTCAAACCGCACCATATTTATGCGGTCACCTTTACCAATAAAGCCGCGCGTGAAATGAAAGAGCGGGTTACCAAGCTGATGGTGGACACCCCCGCCAAAGGCCTCAATGTATCGACCTTCCATAACCTAGGGCTTAACATTATTCGTCAGGAATATAAGGCGCTGAACTATAAAGCCAATTTTTCGATTATGGATGCTACCGACACCGGACAAATCCTTAAAGAATTGATGAAGAAAAACGATTTGTCACCCGAAGAATTGGACGGTGTGCAGTGGGAGATTTCGGCCTGGAAAAACCAACATCTTGATCCCAAAATCGCCTTAGAAATGGCTGAAAATCCCCTGGAACAGGCGCGTGCCCGCTTGTATGCCGCCTATCAAAAACAGCTCCATGCCTACAATGCGGTGGATTTTGATGACCTGATTGGCTTGCCGGTGCGCCTGTTTAATGATCAGCCAGACATTTTGACCAAGTGGCAAAATAAAGTGCGTTATTTGCTGGTGGATGAGTATCAAGACACTAACGCGGCGCAATATAAATTGGTGCGCCAGTTGGTCGGTTTAAACGGCAAATTGACCGTGGTGGGCGACGATGACCAGTCGATTTACGCCTGGCGTGGTGCGCAACCGGAAAACCTGGCGATGTTGCAGCAGGATTTTCCGGGCTTGCATTTGGTGAAGCTGGAACAAAACTACCGCTCAAGTCAGCGTATTTTACAAAGTGCCAATGCGTTAATCGCCCAAAACCCTCATGTGTTTGAAAAACGGCTGTGGAGTGAAATGGGCATGGGCGATGCCATTCGGGTGATTGCCTGTGCGAATGAAAACCAAGAAGCCGAGCGGGTGGTGTCGGAACTGGTGGTGCATAAATTTCAGCATCGCACCAAAACCCGCGACTATGCGATTTTGTATCGCGGTAACCACCAGGCCCGCTTAATTGAACGGGCATTGCGCGAGCAAAATTTGCCCTATATTTTGTCGGGTGGCCAGTCGTTTTTTGATAAGGCAGAAATAAAAGATGTCATGTCTTATCTTAAATTGATTGTGAACCCCGATGATGACGCAGCGTTTTTGCGCATTATTAATACGCCCCGGCGTGAAATTGGCGCGACCACCCTCGAAAAATTGGCGACCTATGCTACCAACCGCGGGATCAGTTTGTTTGATGCTACGCAAGAGTTTGGTTTAACCCAAATTCTGTCGGAAAAATCGCTCAAACGGGTGCAACTGTTCGGTCAGGTGTTGCTTGATTGGGTCAAAGAAGCTGAGGTGTTGGAAGGCGCAGAGATGGTCACCTTTGTTCGCGGTGTGCTGGATAAAATTGAATACGATAACTGGTTAATGGAAACGGCCAGTTCGGTCAAAACCGCAGAAAAGCGGATTGAAAATGTCCGTGATTTATTATTGTGGATTGAGCGGATTGTTAAAAAAGCCGATGAAGAAGATGGTGACCAGCTCAAACTGGCAAAAGTGGTCTCGCACATGACGTTGATGGATATTATGGAGCGCAATGAAGACGAAAAAGAGCATGACATGATTAGCCTGATGACCCTACACGCCTCAAAGGGCTTGGAGTTTCCGCATGTGTTTTTGGTCGGTGTCGAAGAAGAAATGCTGCCGCATAAACAAAACCTGGAGTCACCCGGCTTGGAAGAAGAACGGCGCTTAGCCTACGTGGGTATTACCCGGGCACAACGTTCGCTGACTATGACTTATGCCCAAAAACGGCGTAAATACGGCGAGGATATGCGCTGTGAACCGAGTCGTTTTTTATACGAACTGCCCGAGGATGTTCTGCAGTGGGAGGGCAAGCCGGGTGTTGAGTTAAGCAAAGAAGAAGCGAAGGCGCACGGCAATGCGCAATTAGAGCAAATTCGCGCGATGCTGGCGGCGAAGGCCAAGTAA
- a CDS encoding histidine phosphatase family protein translates to MKRRDFVKTLATSFMAPGLLLSQHTLAADKNAEFWRLAAEGNNLIWWRHPRTYPGIGDPEGFRLDNCMTQRRLNAQGRAEARQIGAVFQTSGVKLDRILSSAWCRCTEAADIAFGRHEVWEPINSVFANRDRGPAQTRAVLTAAAQQPAGENWILSTHRSNILLATGQNTSMGDVLLTRYDPKQPDQLRVLARLDWR, encoded by the coding sequence ATGAAACGCCGTGATTTTGTTAAAACCTTAGCGACCAGTTTTATGGCACCAGGCCTGCTACTAAGCCAACACACGCTAGCGGCCGATAAAAATGCCGAGTTCTGGCGCTTAGCCGCCGAAGGCAACAACCTAATTTGGTGGCGCCATCCTCGCACCTATCCCGGCATTGGCGATCCCGAAGGTTTTCGATTAGATAACTGCATGACCCAACGCCGACTCAATGCTCAAGGTCGTGCCGAAGCACGCCAGATTGGCGCTGTGTTTCAGACCTCGGGTGTCAAACTTGACCGAATTTTATCGAGTGCCTGGTGTCGTTGTACCGAAGCCGCCGATATTGCATTTGGGCGCCATGAAGTGTGGGAACCCATCAACTCTGTCTTTGCAAACCGTGACCGTGGGCCAGCACAAACCCGCGCCGTTTTAACCGCCGCCGCCCAACAACCCGCGGGCGAAAACTGGATTTTAAGCACCCACCGCAGCAACATTCTGCTGGCGACCGGTCAAAATACCTCCATGGGCGATGTGTTACTAACCCGCTACGACCCCAAACAACCCGATCAACTGCGTGTGCTGGCAAGGCTGGATTGGCGTTAG
- a CDS encoding McrB family protein — translation MENYYFVGAVWNNTEDKTAEFVDGGYWEMGYDVDEKPKLAEQIKQIKVGERIAIKAATVQKNNLPFSGAPLGKSISKMTIKAIGTVVENPSNGQRVIVNWQKDFKPKDWYFFTYRATFWRINQENKWWSQYASKLVDFTFNDSPQDYEYFVTTWWNQTIEVESEDMSMQALDNQPLNTILYGPPGTGKTFNTVDLAWQILNVTDSTDTTRPGSIQELKSRYPGQVEFVTFHQSFSYEDFVEGIQAKTHDGKISYQVESGVFKRLAKLASKNLEDSQKSVNQLVEDLNLDKRYDDFITHAIESEVAFKKKKGTEFKIINTDDERLTIESPDSTFSGGEVQLKVEELKQVFQSDYPFQSAREVHEQIFSNKYKYTRQEDTYYLSLVNAFREFNESSEPTRQAEEVALKPHVLIIDEINRGNISRIFGELITLIEPSKRAGNDEAIEVTLPYSKEPFSVPNNLYIIGTMNTADRSLALMDTALRRRFDFMEMMPLPGLVTDNLEGVDVRKMLDVMNQRIEALYDREHTLGHAFLMNLDSLDDLRQAFKNKILPLLEECFYDDWQKIRWVLGAAEDHFYERQAYSNLFTDAEAPSDTEKFQRKPLDGLTAENLATIYTF, via the coding sequence ATGGAAAATTATTATTTTGTAGGCGCAGTCTGGAACAACACCGAAGATAAAACTGCCGAATTTGTTGATGGCGGCTATTGGGAGATGGGCTATGACGTTGACGAGAAGCCCAAATTAGCAGAACAAATTAAACAAATTAAGGTGGGGGAGCGTATAGCGATTAAGGCTGCTACTGTTCAGAAAAATAATTTGCCTTTCAGTGGCGCTCCCCTTGGTAAGTCCATATCAAAAATGACAATTAAGGCTATTGGAACCGTTGTAGAAAATCCATCAAATGGTCAGCGCGTTATAGTAAATTGGCAAAAGGATTTCAAACCTAAAGACTGGTATTTTTTTACATACCGCGCAACATTTTGGCGAATTAATCAAGAAAACAAGTGGTGGTCGCAATATGCCAGCAAGTTGGTTGATTTTACTTTCAATGACAGCCCCCAAGATTACGAATATTTCGTAACAACTTGGTGGAATCAAACGATTGAAGTCGAGTCTGAAGATATGTCTATGCAAGCTTTAGATAATCAGCCGCTTAACACCATTCTTTACGGCCCGCCGGGAACAGGGAAAACCTTTAATACGGTGGATTTGGCTTGGCAGATTTTAAATGTAACGGATTCAACTGACACCACCAGGCCTGGTTCGATTCAAGAGCTAAAATCACGCTATCCCGGACAAGTTGAATTTGTAACCTTTCACCAAAGTTTTAGCTATGAAGATTTTGTTGAGGGCATTCAGGCTAAAACGCATGATGGCAAAATCAGCTATCAGGTCGAAAGTGGCGTGTTTAAACGCCTTGCAAAATTAGCATCAAAAAACCTAGAGGATAGCCAGAAGTCAGTCAATCAACTCGTTGAAGACCTGAACTTGGATAAGCGTTATGACGATTTTATAACCCATGCCATTGAATCTGAAGTTGCGTTTAAAAAGAAAAAAGGTACCGAGTTTAAAATTATCAACACGGATGATGAGCGTTTAACGATTGAGTCACCAGATTCAACATTTAGTGGTGGAGAAGTTCAGTTAAAGGTTGAGGAGTTAAAACAAGTATTTCAGTCTGATTATCCATTTCAAAGCGCACGAGAAGTCCACGAACAAATTTTTAGTAACAAGTACAAATATACTCGTCAAGAAGATACTTACTACTTGAGCCTCGTCAATGCATTTAGGGAGTTCAATGAATCTTCAGAGCCAACTAGGCAAGCTGAAGAGGTAGCATTAAAGCCCCACGTCTTGATTATCGACGAAATCAATCGTGGTAATATTTCGCGGATTTTTGGTGAATTGATTACGCTGATTGAACCGAGTAAACGGGCGGGCAATGACGAGGCGATTGAGGTGACTTTGCCTTATTCTAAAGAACCGTTTTCGGTGCCAAACAATTTGTATATTATCGGAACCATGAATACCGCTGACCGTTCGTTGGCGTTAATGGATACCGCCTTGCGCCGCCGCTTTGATTTTATGGAAATGATGCCGTTACCAGGCCTGGTGACAGACAATTTAGAAGGTGTTGATGTCCGCAAAATGTTAGACGTGATGAACCAGCGCATCGAAGCCTTATATGATCGCGAACACACGCTCGGTCATGCATTTTTAATGAATCTGGATTCGCTTGATGATTTGCGTCAGGCGTTTAAAAACAAAATCTTGCCGTTGCTGGAAGAATGTTTCTACGATGATTGGCAAAAAATCCGCTGGGTACTTGGCGCAGCGGAGGATCATTTTTATGAAAGACAAGCCTATAGCAATTTGTTTACTGACGCTGAAGCCCCTAGTGACACAGAAAAATTTCAACGCAAACCACTCGATGGATTAACGGCTGAAAACCTGGCTACTATTTACACCTTTTAG
- a CDS encoding DUF4160 domain-containing protein — MPILSVFFGIVIRMWHDDHPPPHIHVEYQGFEALVEISTGLVKEGRLPRKVAAIVKDWCLEHQPELMDNWTKAQNFEPLERIRGADYD; from the coding sequence ATGCCAATTTTGTCCGTGTTTTTTGGTATTGTAATTAGAATGTGGCACGACGACCACCCACCGCCGCATATTCACGTTGAATATCAAGGATTTGAGGCTCTGGTTGAAATCAGTACAGGGTTGGTTAAAGAAGGTCGTCTGCCAAGAAAAGTAGCAGCGATTGTAAAGGACTGGTGTTTAGAACATCAGCCCGAATTAATGGATAATTGGACTAAGGCGCAAAACTTTGAACCTTTAGAGCGTATTCGAGGTGCGGATTATGATTAA
- a CDS encoding DUF2442 domain-containing protein produces MIKLLECDYKIGGVIHLTFSNGTKGEFDLNAYLKAHEGPLLEKLKDEAFADRCFIDAGALCWPHGLELSAKRLFELVHHKQAA; encoded by the coding sequence ATGATTAAGTTATTAGAGTGTGACTACAAAATAGGTGGCGTGATTCATCTCACGTTTTCGAATGGCACGAAGGGTGAGTTTGATTTAAATGCTTATCTAAAAGCACATGAGGGACCTTTGTTAGAGAAACTAAAAGATGAAGCGTTTGCCGATCGGTGTTTTATTGATGCGGGGGCATTGTGCTGGCCGCATGGGTTGGAGTTATCGGCAAAGCGCTTATTTGAACTTGTGCATCATAAACAGGCGGCTTAA
- a CDS encoding McrC family protein: MTTSLVLREWGRIVRSEQNKQVGFDEIEVGQQAWLFLAKIAQSSDKTHRYLTFLNTHTLKAQGFVGVIATPDGTQIEILPKHAPMIEEPGLVASRKLLLRMLKAAKVLPFIASTDALIDTLKQPLPEVLIGRFLQDLAQVVRKGIRKDYQRVEAQERFLKGQLHTARQLRQSPVKQTQFCIEYDVFNDNRAENRLIHAALISITRVSQYLPNQKLARELRFAFDAVPVSTQIASDFQAWRTSRNMQYYQTLLPWLKLILSQYSPFATANQHAGISFLLPMDKLFEAYVASEIQRGLPPGYQLKTQSSAKYLATQNGRSMFQLRPDLIIYRGNELLAVLDTKWKLLDQTQPDGKAGIAQADMYQLFAYGQKVLNGQGNLVLIYPQWQGFTQPLATFEFGDKLILDVIPFDLEIASNHNQAWLCHLLGDR; this comes from the coding sequence TTGACCACTAGTTTAGTGCTGCGCGAATGGGGGCGGATTGTTCGCTCCGAGCAAAATAAACAAGTTGGTTTTGATGAAATTGAAGTCGGTCAACAGGCCTGGTTGTTTCTCGCCAAAATTGCACAATCGTCTGATAAAACCCACCGATATCTAACCTTTTTAAATACGCATACCTTAAAAGCACAAGGCTTTGTTGGCGTGATTGCCACACCAGATGGCACGCAAATCGAAATCTTACCCAAACATGCGCCAATGATTGAAGAACCAGGCCTGGTTGCTAGCCGCAAGCTGTTATTGCGTATGCTCAAAGCCGCCAAGGTGTTGCCATTTATTGCGTCCACCGATGCTTTGATTGACACGCTGAAACAACCCTTGCCGGAGGTGCTGATCGGCCGGTTCTTACAAGATTTGGCGCAGGTGGTGCGTAAGGGCATCCGCAAGGATTACCAGCGGGTTGAGGCGCAAGAACGTTTTTTAAAAGGACAGCTACACACGGCACGTCAATTAAGGCAATCACCCGTCAAGCAAACCCAATTCTGCATTGAATACGATGTGTTTAATGATAATCGCGCGGAAAACCGTTTGATTCATGCCGCATTGATATCGATAACGCGTGTGAGCCAGTATTTACCGAATCAAAAACTGGCGCGCGAGTTGCGTTTCGCGTTTGATGCGGTGCCGGTTTCAACACAGATCGCATCGGATTTTCAGGCCTGGCGTACCAGTCGCAATATGCAGTATTACCAAACATTGCTGCCTTGGTTAAAGCTGATATTAAGTCAATACAGTCCATTTGCGACCGCCAACCAACACGCAGGTATTTCGTTTTTACTGCCAATGGATAAACTGTTTGAAGCCTATGTCGCCAGCGAAATTCAGCGCGGTTTGCCACCGGGTTATCAGCTTAAAACCCAATCTAGCGCCAAGTATTTAGCCACGCAGAACGGTAGGTCGATGTTCCAACTGCGGCCAGACCTAATAATTTATCGGGGTAATGAACTTTTAGCGGTATTAGACACCAAGTGGAAATTGCTCGATCAAACTCAACCCGACGGCAAAGCGGGTATTGCTCAAGCCGATATGTATCAACTGTTTGCCTATGGCCAAAAGGTGTTAAATGGTCAAGGTAATCTGGTTTTGATTTATCCACAATGGCAAGGGTTTACACAGCCGTTGGCAACATTTGAATTTGGCGATAAGTTAATACTCGATGTTATCCCGTTTGACTTGGAAATAGCATCAAACCACAACCAGGCCTGGTTGTGTCATCTATTAGGAGACAGATAA
- a CDS encoding O-acetylhomoserine aminocarboxypropyltransferase/cysteine synthase family protein, producing MKLETIALHGGYKPEDTTKSVAVPIYQTTSFAFDDAQHAADLFDLKVAGNIYSRIMNPTNAVLETRIAAMEGGIAGLAVSSGMAAITYTIQTLAEAGDNILSTGELYGGSYNLFAHTLPRQGLEVRFFNKDAPDQDIAQLIDANTKLLYCETVGNPSGGIADIERLAKLAHQHGIPLVVDSTVATPALWRPIEQGADIVIHSATKYIGGHGTTIGGVIVDSGKFPWAEHAERFPLLNTPDVSYHGVTYTQDFGAAAFIARARVVPLRNMGAALSPMNAFQLMQGLETLALRMERVCENAHKVAEFLEEQPLVSWVNYAGLASHKDHQLAQKYMQGKASGILSFGLKSGREGTRKFYDALQMILRLVNIGDAKSCASIPAETTHRQLNDVELKAAGVSPDMVRLSIGIEHIDDILADIDQALMASKA from the coding sequence ATGAAATTAGAAACCATTGCATTACATGGCGGCTATAAGCCTGAAGACACCACCAAATCGGTGGCGGTGCCAATTTATCAAACCACCTCGTTTGCGTTTGATGACGCCCAACATGCCGCCGATTTATTTGACCTGAAGGTAGCGGGCAATATCTATTCTCGCATTATGAATCCAACCAATGCGGTGTTAGAAACTCGTATTGCCGCAATGGAAGGCGGCATAGCAGGCCTGGCGGTATCATCTGGTATGGCTGCGATTACCTATACCATTCAAACCCTGGCGGAAGCCGGCGATAACATCCTCAGCACCGGTGAACTCTACGGCGGCAGCTATAACCTCTTTGCCCACACCTTGCCGCGCCAAGGGCTAGAAGTCCGCTTCTTTAACAAGGATGCCCCAGATCAGGACATTGCCCAATTAATTGATGCCAATACCAAACTGCTTTATTGCGAAACAGTCGGCAATCCGTCGGGTGGCATTGCGGATATTGAACGCTTGGCAAAATTAGCCCACCAACACGGCATTCCTTTAGTGGTTGATAGCACGGTGGCCACACCCGCCTTATGGCGACCGATTGAACAGGGCGCAGATATTGTGATCCATTCTGCCACCAAATATATCGGCGGTCACGGCACCACGATTGGCGGCGTAATTGTGGATTCAGGTAAGTTCCCCTGGGCAGAGCATGCCGAGCGCTTTCCGCTGTTAAACACCCCTGATGTGTCTTACCACGGTGTGACCTATACCCAAGACTTCGGTGCCGCTGCGTTTATCGCACGGGCGCGGGTTGTGCCGTTGCGCAATATGGGTGCGGCTTTGTCACCGATGAATGCTTTCCAGCTTATGCAAGGTCTCGAAACTTTGGCGCTTCGCATGGAACGTGTTTGTGAAAATGCCCACAAGGTCGCCGAATTTCTAGAAGAACAACCACTGGTTTCTTGGGTCAATTATGCCGGCCTGGCCAGTCATAAAGACCATCAGCTGGCGCAAAAATATATGCAAGGCAAAGCGTCTGGCATTCTTAGCTTTGGGTTAAAGTCTGGCCGAGAAGGTACGCGTAAATTTTACGATGCGCTGCAGATGATTCTCCGTCTCGTTAATATTGGTGACGCCAAATCTTGCGCCAGTATTCCGGCCGAAACCACCCATCGTCAACTCAATGACGTGGAATTAAAAGCAGCGGGGGTATCACCAGATATGGTGCGCCTGTCAATTGGGATTGAACATATCGATGATATTTTAGCGGATATTGACCAAGCTTTAATGGCCTCAAAAGCTTAA